The following are from one region of the Nicotiana tabacum cultivar K326 chromosome 3, ASM71507v2, whole genome shotgun sequence genome:
- the LOC107799104 gene encoding calvin cycle protein CP12-1, chloroplastic-like, which translates to MASIAGVSITTPRILSKTSDSPKVQTLKFQSLNKPWKNSSLVQFGHGKLYLKAISATPDNKLSDLVAESVKEAEEACAENPVSGECAAAWDVVEEASAAASHARDKKKESSDPLENYCKDNPETDECRTYDN; encoded by the coding sequence ATGGCCTCAATAGCTGGTGTTAGTATCACAACCCCAAGAATTTTATCCAAAACATCTGATTCCCCTAAGGTTCAAACCTTGAAATTTCAATCCCTAAACAAACCATGGAAAAACTCATCATTAGTCCAATTTGGACATGGAAAATTGTACCTTAAGGCTATAAGTGCAACACCAGATAATAAGCTATCTGATTTAGTGGCAGAGAGTGTTAAAGAAGCAGAAGAAGCTTGTGCTGAGAACCCGGTTAGCGGAGAATGCGCGGCGGCGTGGGATGTGGTTGAAGAGGCGAGTGCAGCAGCGAGCCATGCTAGGGACAAGAAGAAAGAGTCATCTGACCCTTTGGAGAATTACTGCAAGGATAATCCTGAGACTGATGAGTGCCGTACTTATGACAATTGA
- the LOC142179330 gene encoding bZIP transcription factor 53-like encodes MASTQQAVSSASDADQQYAKFDERKRKRMESNRESARRSRMRKQQRLGELMGETTQLHKQNSICRERIDSVERNYRAMDAENNVLRAQIAELTERLNSLNSLTQFWADANGFPVELSEIPDALLEPWQLPCPIQPIDASSDMLLF; translated from the coding sequence ATGGCTTCCACTCAGCAAGCGGTGAGTTCTGCTTCTGATGCAGACCAGCAGTATGCAAAGTTTGACGAAAGGAAAAGGAAGAGAATGGAATCCAATCGTGAGTCTGCTCGTAGGTCACGGATGAGGAAGCAACAGCGACTGGGGGAGTTGATGGGTGAAACAACACAGCTACATAAACAGAACAGTATCTGCCGCGAGAGGATTGATTCTGTTGAGAGAAATTATCGTGCCATGGATGCAGAGAACAATGTACTGAGGGCTCAGATTGCTGAATTGACTGAACGTTTGAATTCATTGAACTCGCTCACACAATTTTGGGCTGATGCTAATGGATTTCCTGTGGAACTCTCTGAAATTCCCGATGCTTTGCTTGAGCCATGGCAGCTGCCTTGCCCTATTCAACCTATCGACGCTTCTTCTGATATGTTGCTGTTTTGA